From one Salmo salar chromosome ssa09, Ssal_v3.1, whole genome shotgun sequence genomic stretch:
- the LOC106612790 gene encoding hepatocyte nuclear factor 1-beta-A isoform X2, whose product MFSKMVSKLTSLQQELLSALLDSGVTKDVLIQALDDMDPSPNGFGVKLENLHMSPPSSKINGNDSDSKPVFLTLSNGHGKGKLSGDEGSEDGDDFDTPPILKELQSLNTEEAAEQRAEVDRILAEDPWRAARIIKGYMQQHNIPQREVVDVTGLNQSHLSQHLNKGTPMKTQKRAALYTWYVRKQREVLRQFNQAVQGSVSNMTDKGSQDQVLFFFPEFNPPGQGMGQQGEEVGSEPSCKKMRRNRFKWGPASQQILYQAYERQKNPSKEEREALVEECNRAECLQRGVSPSKAHGLGSNLVTEVRVYNWFANRRKEEAFRQKLAMDAYPIPIHSMNPLLSHSHSSPHPHSSQTSASPPMRYSQQGPSEVSSSTTISHHGSMSTSQSVLQQVSPGSLDPSHSLLSPDAKMMSASGGGLPPVSTLTNIHSSHHTHQQTQNLIMPLSGVMTIAQSLNTSQSQSVPVINSVAGSLAALQPVQFSQQLHSPHQHGLMQQSPSQQPFMATVTHSHSQYLPLMYPHKQEPMQYSHQSRFPSAMVVTDTNSLSTLSSMSSSKQDSTVNKMVQLGGLSWCPLQAW is encoded by the exons atgttctcGAAAATGGTGTCCAAGTTGACATCTCTCCAACAGGAGCTCTTGAGCGCCTTGTTAGATTCCGGAGTTACCAAAGATGTTCTGATCCAAGCGTTGGACGATATGGATCCTAGCCCGAATGGCTTTGGAGTTAAGTTGGAGAATCTACACATGTCTCCGCCAAGTTCTAAAATCAACGGAAATGATTCGGATTCGAAGCCGGTATTTCTTACGTTGAGCAACGGGCACGGTAAGGGCAAACTGTCGGGAGACGAGGGGTCCGAGGACGGAGATGATTTCGATACCCCACCGATACTAAAAGAACTCCAGTCGCTTAACACGGAGGAAGCAGCGGAGCAGAGGGCAGAAGTTGACCGAATATTAGC TGAGGACCCGTGGCGTGCCGCCCGCATTATCAAAGGCTACATGCAACAGCACAACATACCACAGCGCGAGGTGGTGGACGTAACCGGGCTAAATCAGTCTCACCTCTCACAGCACCTCAACAAAGGCACGCCCATGAAAACCCAGAAGCGAGCGGCGCTCTACACCTGGTATGTCAGGAAACAGCGGGAAGTTCTCAGAC AATTCAACCAGGCAGTTCAAGGTTCTGTCAGCAATATGACCGACAAAGGCAGTCAGGATCAGGTGCTGTTTTTCTTCCCAGAGTTCAACCCTCCTGGTCAGGGCATGGGGCAGCAAGGGGAGGAGGTGGGCTCTGAACCCTCCTGCAAGAAAATGAGACGGAACCGTTTTAAATGGGGGCCTGCATCCCAACAGATCCTCTACCAGGCCTATGAAAGACAGAAGAACCCCAGCAAAGAGGAGCGGGAGGCGCTGGTGGAGGAGTGCAACAG GGCTGAGTGTCTCCAGAGAGGGGTGTCTCCATCTAAAGCTCATGGGCTGGGCTCTAACCTGGTCACTGAGGTACGGGTCTATAACTGGTTTGCCAACCGGCGTAAGGAAGAGGCCTTCCGACAGAAGCTGGCGATGGACGCCTACCCCATTCCCATCCACAGCATGAACCCTCTCCTGTCTCACAGCCACAGCTCCCCACACCCCCACAGCTCCCAGACCAGCGCATCCCCCCCTA tgcgGTACAGCCAACAGGGACCCAGTGAGGTCAGCTCCTCGACGACCATCAGTCACCACGGCAGCATGTCGACCAGCCAGTCGGTGTTACAGCAGGTGTCTCCGGGCAGCTTGGACCCCAGCCACAGTCTGCTGTCACCTGATGCCAAGATG atgtctGCGTCAGGTGGAGGCTTGCCACCTGTGAGCACGCTGACCAACATCCACagctcccaccacacacaccagcagACACAGAACCTCATCATGCCTCTCTCTGGAGTCATGACCATCGCACAGA GTCTGAACACGTCGCAGTCTCAGTCGGTGCCAGTGATCAACAGCGTGGCGGGGAGCCTTGCAGCGCTGCAGCCGGTGCAGTTCTCCCAGCAGCTCCACAGTCCCCACCAGCATGGCCTGATGCAGCAGTCCCCCAGCCAGCAGCCCTTCATGGCCACCGTGACTCACTCACACAGTCAGTACCTGCCTCTTA TGTATCCTCACAAGCAGGAGCCCATGCAGTATTCCCACCAGTCACGGTTTCCCTCAGCCATGGTGGTGACAGACACCAACAGCCTCAGTACTCTCAGTTCCATGTCATCCAGCAAACAA GATTCTACCGTAAACAAGATGGTGCAACTGGGGGGTCTCTCCTGG TGTCCTCTTCAAGCCTGGTGA
- the LOC106612790 gene encoding hepatocyte nuclear factor 1-beta-A isoform X3 — MFSKMVSKLTSLQQELLSALLDSGVTKDVLIQALDDMDPSPNGFGVKLENLHMSPPSSKINGNDSDSKPVFLTLSNGHGKGKLSGDEGSEDGDDFDTPPILKELQSLNTEEAAEQRAEVDRILAEDPWRAARIIKGYMQQHNIPQREVVDVTGLNQSHLSQHLNKGTPMKTQKRAALYTWYVRKQREVLRQFNQAVQGSVSNMTDKGSQDQVLFFFPEFNPPGQGMGQQGEEVGSEPSCKKMRRNRFKWGPASQQILYQAYERQKNPSKEEREALVEECNRAECLQRGVSPSKAHGLGSNLVTEVRVYNWFANRRKEEAFRQKLAMDAYPIPIHSMNPLLSHSHSSPHPHSSQTSASPPSKMQVRYSQQGPSEVSSSTTISHHGSMSTSQSVLQQVSPGSLDPSHSLLSPDAKMMSASGGGLPPVSTLTNIHSSHHTHQQTQNLIMPLSGVMTIAQSLNTSQSQSVPVINSVAGSLAALQPVQFSQQLHSPHQHGLMQQSPSQQPFMATVTHSHMYPHKQEPMQYSHQSRFPSAMVVTDTNSLSTLSSMSSSKQDSTVNKMVQLGGLSWCPLQAW; from the exons atgttctcGAAAATGGTGTCCAAGTTGACATCTCTCCAACAGGAGCTCTTGAGCGCCTTGTTAGATTCCGGAGTTACCAAAGATGTTCTGATCCAAGCGTTGGACGATATGGATCCTAGCCCGAATGGCTTTGGAGTTAAGTTGGAGAATCTACACATGTCTCCGCCAAGTTCTAAAATCAACGGAAATGATTCGGATTCGAAGCCGGTATTTCTTACGTTGAGCAACGGGCACGGTAAGGGCAAACTGTCGGGAGACGAGGGGTCCGAGGACGGAGATGATTTCGATACCCCACCGATACTAAAAGAACTCCAGTCGCTTAACACGGAGGAAGCAGCGGAGCAGAGGGCAGAAGTTGACCGAATATTAGC TGAGGACCCGTGGCGTGCCGCCCGCATTATCAAAGGCTACATGCAACAGCACAACATACCACAGCGCGAGGTGGTGGACGTAACCGGGCTAAATCAGTCTCACCTCTCACAGCACCTCAACAAAGGCACGCCCATGAAAACCCAGAAGCGAGCGGCGCTCTACACCTGGTATGTCAGGAAACAGCGGGAAGTTCTCAGAC AATTCAACCAGGCAGTTCAAGGTTCTGTCAGCAATATGACCGACAAAGGCAGTCAGGATCAGGTGCTGTTTTTCTTCCCAGAGTTCAACCCTCCTGGTCAGGGCATGGGGCAGCAAGGGGAGGAGGTGGGCTCTGAACCCTCCTGCAAGAAAATGAGACGGAACCGTTTTAAATGGGGGCCTGCATCCCAACAGATCCTCTACCAGGCCTATGAAAGACAGAAGAACCCCAGCAAAGAGGAGCGGGAGGCGCTGGTGGAGGAGTGCAACAG GGCTGAGTGTCTCCAGAGAGGGGTGTCTCCATCTAAAGCTCATGGGCTGGGCTCTAACCTGGTCACTGAGGTACGGGTCTATAACTGGTTTGCCAACCGGCGTAAGGAAGAGGCCTTCCGACAGAAGCTGGCGATGGACGCCTACCCCATTCCCATCCACAGCATGAACCCTCTCCTGTCTCACAGCCACAGCTCCCCACACCCCCACAGCTCCCAGACCAGCGCATCCCCCCCTAGTAAGATGCAAG tgcgGTACAGCCAACAGGGACCCAGTGAGGTCAGCTCCTCGACGACCATCAGTCACCACGGCAGCATGTCGACCAGCCAGTCGGTGTTACAGCAGGTGTCTCCGGGCAGCTTGGACCCCAGCCACAGTCTGCTGTCACCTGATGCCAAGATG atgtctGCGTCAGGTGGAGGCTTGCCACCTGTGAGCACGCTGACCAACATCCACagctcccaccacacacaccagcagACACAGAACCTCATCATGCCTCTCTCTGGAGTCATGACCATCGCACAGA GTCTGAACACGTCGCAGTCTCAGTCGGTGCCAGTGATCAACAGCGTGGCGGGGAGCCTTGCAGCGCTGCAGCCGGTGCAGTTCTCCCAGCAGCTCCACAGTCCCCACCAGCATGGCCTGATGCAGCAGTCCCCCAGCCAGCAGCCCTTCATGGCCACCGTGACTCACTCACACA TGTATCCTCACAAGCAGGAGCCCATGCAGTATTCCCACCAGTCACGGTTTCCCTCAGCCATGGTGGTGACAGACACCAACAGCCTCAGTACTCTCAGTTCCATGTCATCCAGCAAACAA GATTCTACCGTAAACAAGATGGTGCAACTGGGGGGTCTCTCCTGG TGTCCTCTTCAAGCCTGGTGA
- the LOC106612790 gene encoding hepatocyte nuclear factor 1-beta-A isoform X1 encodes MFSKMVSKLTSLQQELLSALLDSGVTKDVLIQALDDMDPSPNGFGVKLENLHMSPPSSKINGNDSDSKPVFLTLSNGHGKGKLSGDEGSEDGDDFDTPPILKELQSLNTEEAAEQRAEVDRILAEDPWRAARIIKGYMQQHNIPQREVVDVTGLNQSHLSQHLNKGTPMKTQKRAALYTWYVRKQREVLRQFNQAVQGSVSNMTDKGSQDQVLFFFPEFNPPGQGMGQQGEEVGSEPSCKKMRRNRFKWGPASQQILYQAYERQKNPSKEEREALVEECNRAECLQRGVSPSKAHGLGSNLVTEVRVYNWFANRRKEEAFRQKLAMDAYPIPIHSMNPLLSHSHSSPHPHSSQTSASPPSKMQVRYSQQGPSEVSSSTTISHHGSMSTSQSVLQQVSPGSLDPSHSLLSPDAKMMSASGGGLPPVSTLTNIHSSHHTHQQTQNLIMPLSGVMTIAQSLNTSQSQSVPVINSVAGSLAALQPVQFSQQLHSPHQHGLMQQSPSQQPFMATVTHSHSQYLPLMYPHKQEPMQYSHQSRFPSAMVVTDTNSLSTLSSMSSSKQDSTVNKMVQLGGLSWCPLQAW; translated from the exons atgttctcGAAAATGGTGTCCAAGTTGACATCTCTCCAACAGGAGCTCTTGAGCGCCTTGTTAGATTCCGGAGTTACCAAAGATGTTCTGATCCAAGCGTTGGACGATATGGATCCTAGCCCGAATGGCTTTGGAGTTAAGTTGGAGAATCTACACATGTCTCCGCCAAGTTCTAAAATCAACGGAAATGATTCGGATTCGAAGCCGGTATTTCTTACGTTGAGCAACGGGCACGGTAAGGGCAAACTGTCGGGAGACGAGGGGTCCGAGGACGGAGATGATTTCGATACCCCACCGATACTAAAAGAACTCCAGTCGCTTAACACGGAGGAAGCAGCGGAGCAGAGGGCAGAAGTTGACCGAATATTAGC TGAGGACCCGTGGCGTGCCGCCCGCATTATCAAAGGCTACATGCAACAGCACAACATACCACAGCGCGAGGTGGTGGACGTAACCGGGCTAAATCAGTCTCACCTCTCACAGCACCTCAACAAAGGCACGCCCATGAAAACCCAGAAGCGAGCGGCGCTCTACACCTGGTATGTCAGGAAACAGCGGGAAGTTCTCAGAC AATTCAACCAGGCAGTTCAAGGTTCTGTCAGCAATATGACCGACAAAGGCAGTCAGGATCAGGTGCTGTTTTTCTTCCCAGAGTTCAACCCTCCTGGTCAGGGCATGGGGCAGCAAGGGGAGGAGGTGGGCTCTGAACCCTCCTGCAAGAAAATGAGACGGAACCGTTTTAAATGGGGGCCTGCATCCCAACAGATCCTCTACCAGGCCTATGAAAGACAGAAGAACCCCAGCAAAGAGGAGCGGGAGGCGCTGGTGGAGGAGTGCAACAG GGCTGAGTGTCTCCAGAGAGGGGTGTCTCCATCTAAAGCTCATGGGCTGGGCTCTAACCTGGTCACTGAGGTACGGGTCTATAACTGGTTTGCCAACCGGCGTAAGGAAGAGGCCTTCCGACAGAAGCTGGCGATGGACGCCTACCCCATTCCCATCCACAGCATGAACCCTCTCCTGTCTCACAGCCACAGCTCCCCACACCCCCACAGCTCCCAGACCAGCGCATCCCCCCCTAGTAAGATGCAAG tgcgGTACAGCCAACAGGGACCCAGTGAGGTCAGCTCCTCGACGACCATCAGTCACCACGGCAGCATGTCGACCAGCCAGTCGGTGTTACAGCAGGTGTCTCCGGGCAGCTTGGACCCCAGCCACAGTCTGCTGTCACCTGATGCCAAGATG atgtctGCGTCAGGTGGAGGCTTGCCACCTGTGAGCACGCTGACCAACATCCACagctcccaccacacacaccagcagACACAGAACCTCATCATGCCTCTCTCTGGAGTCATGACCATCGCACAGA GTCTGAACACGTCGCAGTCTCAGTCGGTGCCAGTGATCAACAGCGTGGCGGGGAGCCTTGCAGCGCTGCAGCCGGTGCAGTTCTCCCAGCAGCTCCACAGTCCCCACCAGCATGGCCTGATGCAGCAGTCCCCCAGCCAGCAGCCCTTCATGGCCACCGTGACTCACTCACACAGTCAGTACCTGCCTCTTA TGTATCCTCACAAGCAGGAGCCCATGCAGTATTCCCACCAGTCACGGTTTCCCTCAGCCATGGTGGTGACAGACACCAACAGCCTCAGTACTCTCAGTTCCATGTCATCCAGCAAACAA GATTCTACCGTAAACAAGATGGTGCAACTGGGGGGTCTCTCCTGG TGTCCTCTTCAAGCCTGGTGA